DNA sequence from the Maribacter dokdonensis DSW-8 genome:
TTTAATCCAATACTTATTTCAATTGCAGATATCATATTCATATTACACAATCTTTTAAAGCGTACATCATGAAAACAAGTAATACAAAACGCATTTTGTTCGTCGGTTATAATTTTTCTCCAGAACTTACAGGTATTGGTAAATATTCAGGAGAAATGATGCATTGGTTAGCAGAAAAAGGACATGAGTGCACCGTTCTAACCTCCTACCCTTATTACCCATATTGGAAGATACAGAAACCTTATAGAATTAACCGTTTTTGGTATAAAAAAGAGGTGACCGAATTTGAATCAGGTGGAAAACTACGGGTTATACGTTGTCCTATGTACGTGCCAAATAAACCAAGTGGATTAAAAAGAATGCTTCTAGACTGTACCTTTTCACTATCAGCATTTTTAGTGAGTGTTCCACTTTTTTTCTATAAAAAATATAGCAGAGTTATTACCGTTGCACCTTCTTTTCAAATTGGTTTACTAGGTGTCTTTTATAAAAGAATTAGACATGCGATGCATATACACCACATACAGGATATGCAAATTGAGGCTGCACAAGATTTAGGCATGATCAAATCTCCAAAGCTACTAAAAGCTTTATATGGTATTGAAAAATACATTTATAAACATACTGATATTATTAGCAGCATATCTGACGGCATGATTGAAAAAATAGAACATAAAGCATTAAAACCTGTTTCATTTTTCCCTAATTGGACAGAAACCAAGAACTTTTACCCCATTGAAAACAATGAACATTTAAAAAAGCAATTTGGATTTAAACCTTCAGATTATGTTGTTTTATATTCCGGGGGTATTGGTGAGAAACAAGGCTTAGATGCCATATTGTACTCAGCCAGGCATCTGAACTCACACAAATCGTTACAGTTTGTTATTTGTGGCACAGGTCCTTATAAGCAAGTGCTTAAAAAGAAAACAAATGAAATGAATTTGAACAATGTTCATTTTATGCCGTTGCAACCAAAAGAAAACTTTAATCAATTTTTAAATATGGCCGATTTACATTTGGTCATACAAAAAGAAAAAGCCAGTGATCTTGTCATGCCGTCTAAACTTACCACCATTTTAGCGGTAGGTGGATTATCTTTAATAACAGCGAATCCTGACTCTAGTTTACATCGTGTAGTAAGTAAACACAGTATGGGTATTTTAGTTTCTCCTGAAAATCAAGAAGCTTTAAATAAAGGTATCCTAAAAGGTCTAAATGAAATGGACAACAAAAATATAAAGAAGGCTGCACGTAAATATGCCGAAAAATATTTAGCCATTGATACTGTAATGCAAGATTTCAATAAAAAAATTACCGCTGATCAAAAAAGACAAGTATTTCAATTTGTCGATTAAAATTTCATCAATAACCTATTAAATGATTTCCTCTAATTACCAAAGGTGTAGTACTGAAATTAAAATTTATAACGTTTATAAACAAATTAGGTAGGTCGTTATTACAGATAGTAAGTATAGAATTGTAACAATGGAACGGTTAAGTATCGAAATTGTACTTCCAGTAGCCTAACAAAGTCTTGGCTATAAACATCTAGTTTTACGCGGCTTTTACATAAAATGATAATTTAATATTACAAAACAACAACTACTTAAAGTTTCAACTATTTTTTGAATGAAAATCAATTATTTCTTTAGACATCCAAAAGTCGGTCATTCTATACATCGCGTATTCAGAACTTTAATTCAAGAGTTAAAAAAAACAGTTGAAATAGATACCTTTAACGTACCCAACATTGGGTCAATGCCATTTGATGTCCTAAAAAATAATTTTTACATCTATAAAAAACGAGACACAAAGGCTATTCATCATGTTACAGGTCATATACACGATGTACTTTTATCCCTGACCAGTGTTAAAACGGTTTTAACCATCCATGACCTAGTATTCTTAGACAATGTTAATAATCCTATCAAACGTCTCTACAAATGGTTGTTTTGGTTCTATCTACCTATTAAAATAGCAGATAGGGTAGTTTGCATATCTAACCAAACCAAAAACAACATTTTAAACAAAATAAGCACAGACAAATTATCGGTTATTTACAATGCAGTAGACCCCATATTTAAATATACACCACATGATTTTAATGAAGAAAAACCAGTGATACTTCATATTGGAACAGGGTGGAATAAAAATCTAGAGCTTACAGTTGAAGCATTAGAAGATATTGATTGTCATTTAAGAATCATTGGAAATATAAGTGATAAACAATTACAACTTCTAATGAAATATAAAATTGATTTTTCAAATGAATCTAATATGACCGATGAACAAATTAAACAGGAATATGTTAATTGTGATATTGTAAATTTCCCTTCTAAATATGAAGGCTTTGGTATGCCCGTAATAGAAGGGCAACAGACCGGAAGAGTTGTTGTCACCACTAAAATAGAACCTATTATTGAAGTTGCCAATGACGCTGTAGCTTTCGTATTTCCTGATGACGTTAATTCATTGAGAAATACATATTTGAAAATAAAAACTAATTCTGCTTATAGAAACAATATTATTGAAAAAGGACTAGCTAATGCAAAGCGGTTTTCCGTTGAAACTATTGCGTTACAGTATATTAACTTATATCAAGATTTATATAAAGAATGAAAATACTACGTATAATACCTAGCATGGACCCAACGCAGGGAGGTCCTTGCCAAGGCATCCGAAATTCCATACCCGAACTACAAAAACTAGGTGTTACCAATGAGGTGGTGTGTTTAGATGAATCATCTTCATCATATTTAAGTAATGACCCATTTACTATTCATACTTTAGGAAAAGCCAAAACTCCTTGGAAATTTAATAAGAACTTACTACCATGGTTAATACAGAATTTTAAAAATTATGATACTATTATTGTACATGGTCTTTGGTCCTATCATAGCCATGTAGCTATAAAAGCTTTTTTAAGGCTAAAGAAGAAAGAAAAGGGCACGCAAAAAATATATGTAATGCCGCATGGCATGTTAGACCCCTATTTTCAAAAAGCAGAATCGCGAAAGTTAAAAGCCCTACGTAATGACATTTATTGGAAATGGATAGAAAACAAAGTCATTAACCAGGCTGACGGTATTTTATTTACTTGTGAAGAAGAATTACTATTGGCCCGTACAACATTCCCTAACTATAAGCCAAAAAAAGAAATTAATGTTGGTTATGGTATACAGCCGCCACCAGCATATAACAAAGATATGCGCAAAGCATTCTGTAAAAAAGTACACCAATGGAACGGAAAACCACACTTAGTTTTCTTAAGTAGAATACATCCAAAAAAAGGAGTAGACCTACTTATAAAAGCTTACCTCAAAATTGAGAAAGAAATGGACAATATACCTCAATTAGTAATTGCAGGTCCAGGACTAGAAGAACCCTACGGTAAGGAAATGCAAGACCTAGCAAACAAATCTAAAAATATCTTATTTCCGGGAATGTTAAGTGGCAGTGAAAAATGGGGCGCTTTTTATGAAAGTGAAGTGTTTATATTACCAAGTCATCAAGAAAATTTTGGCATTGCCGTTGTAGAAGCATTAGCCTGCTCTAAACCAGTATTGATAAGCGAAAAAGTAAATATCTGGCGGGAGATTTCACAGGAAAACGCAGGTATCGTCAAAAAAGACACCGAAAAAGATACTTTTCTTCTTTTAAAAGAATGGCTATCAAAAACAACTATAGAACAGGAACAAATGGCGAAAAATGCTTTTAATGTCTATACAAAACACTTTACTATTGCCAATGCCGGCAAGCAGTTATTAAACAATATCGAATAAACAATTTTCATGAACACCACTAAATCTAAAGTATTATTGAACGATTTTAATCCTAACATTGGATTAAAAAGAGGTGCAAGTAAATTAAAGGAGATTATTTGGTACTTGATCAAGATTATATTTTTCTTAAGCGCTTTGCCTTATCCAAGTGTACTAAAAATATGGTTATTGAAAATCTTCGGTGCAAAAGTTGGCACAGGTATTGTAATTAAACCGAGAGTTAACATACACTTTCCTTGGAAGTTAGAAATTGGCAGTCATGTATGGATAGGTGAAGAAGCCTTTATTTTAAACTTTGAGCAAATAAAAATAGGTAATAACGTATGTATTTCTCAAAGGAGTTTCTTATGTGGCGGTAATCATGATTACCGAATTCCCTCCATGCCTTACCGAAACGGCCCTATAATACTACAAGATGGCTGTTGGGTTGGCGCTAATTGTTTTATTGGTCCAAATGTTATAGTGGGCTACGACTCTGTAATTACGGTGGGGTCAATAATAGTTGACAATATAGAACCAAATAAAGTAATTACTCAAAGACCTAAAAACAAAACTACCTTGCGATGGAGATAATGTAAACCAATTAATGCGTTACCAAAAATTGAGGATAGGGGGTTGAAATATCATCTAAAATAATTGAGGGAGTACGATTAGAATAATTTATAAGTAAAGACTGTGTTCCTTCATCACCTGATATAATTGAATTTATTAACATACCATTATCCATTCTACCTAATCTTCCCAACACATTTGAATTTCTCACAAAAGCTTTTACACTTGCATCTGATGTAAATAAATCAATATCATCTAAAAAACTACTGCCTTCAATCATAATTTCTCTAATATCAAAAATAGTTTTAGCATTATTTTGATTGAATCTACAAGAGTACAAG
Encoded proteins:
- a CDS encoding WcaI family glycosyltransferase — protein: MKTSNTKRILFVGYNFSPELTGIGKYSGEMMHWLAEKGHECTVLTSYPYYPYWKIQKPYRINRFWYKKEVTEFESGGKLRVIRCPMYVPNKPSGLKRMLLDCTFSLSAFLVSVPLFFYKKYSRVITVAPSFQIGLLGVFYKRIRHAMHIHHIQDMQIEAAQDLGMIKSPKLLKALYGIEKYIYKHTDIISSISDGMIEKIEHKALKPVSFFPNWTETKNFYPIENNEHLKKQFGFKPSDYVVLYSGGIGEKQGLDAILYSARHLNSHKSLQFVICGTGPYKQVLKKKTNEMNLNNVHFMPLQPKENFNQFLNMADLHLVIQKEKASDLVMPSKLTTILAVGGLSLITANPDSSLHRVVSKHSMGILVSPENQEALNKGILKGLNEMDNKNIKKAARKYAEKYLAIDTVMQDFNKKITADQKRQVFQFVD
- a CDS encoding glycosyltransferase, with product MDPTQGGPCQGIRNSIPELQKLGVTNEVVCLDESSSSYLSNDPFTIHTLGKAKTPWKFNKNLLPWLIQNFKNYDTIIVHGLWSYHSHVAIKAFLRLKKKEKGTQKIYVMPHGMLDPYFQKAESRKLKALRNDIYWKWIENKVINQADGILFTCEEELLLARTTFPNYKPKKEINVGYGIQPPPAYNKDMRKAFCKKVHQWNGKPHLVFLSRIHPKKGVDLLIKAYLKIEKEMDNIPQLVIAGPGLEEPYGKEMQDLANKSKNILFPGMLSGSEKWGAFYESEVFILPSHQENFGIAVVEALACSKPVLISEKVNIWREISQENAGIVKKDTEKDTFLLLKEWLSKTTIEQEQMAKNAFNVYTKHFTIANAGKQLLNNIE
- a CDS encoding glycosyltransferase family 4 protein; this translates as MKINYFFRHPKVGHSIHRVFRTLIQELKKTVEIDTFNVPNIGSMPFDVLKNNFYIYKKRDTKAIHHVTGHIHDVLLSLTSVKTVLTIHDLVFLDNVNNPIKRLYKWLFWFYLPIKIADRVVCISNQTKNNILNKISTDKLSVIYNAVDPIFKYTPHDFNEEKPVILHIGTGWNKNLELTVEALEDIDCHLRIIGNISDKQLQLLMKYKIDFSNESNMTDEQIKQEYVNCDIVNFPSKYEGFGMPVIEGQQTGRVVVTTKIEPIIEVANDAVAFVFPDDVNSLRNTYLKIKTNSAYRNNIIEKGLANAKRFSVETIALQYINLYQDLYKE
- a CDS encoding WcaF family extracellular polysaccharide biosynthesis acetyltransferase translates to MNTTKSKVLLNDFNPNIGLKRGASKLKEIIWYLIKIIFFLSALPYPSVLKIWLLKIFGAKVGTGIVIKPRVNIHFPWKLEIGSHVWIGEEAFILNFEQIKIGNNVCISQRSFLCGGNHDYRIPSMPYRNGPIILQDGCWVGANCFIGPNVIVGYDSVITVGSIIVDNIEPNKVITQRPKNKTTLRWR